Below is a genomic region from Puniceicoccaceae bacterium.
GGTGCTGGGCGCTGGCATTGTCGGTACCAACGCAGCCAAGGTGGCTGCCGCACTGGGTGCGCGCGTCTTCGTGCTCGACATCAATGTGGACCGATTGCGCTATCTTGACGATGTAATGCCGTCCAACGTGTTCACCCTGATGTCGAATCCAGCAAACATTCGCAGTCTGGTAAAGCGTGCGGACATTGTGATTGGAGGTGTGCTGGTACATGGTGGACGCGCGCCTAAATTGATCACGCGCGACATGCTCAAAACCATGCGCAAGGGCGCGGTGATGGTCGATGTCGCGATCGACCAGGGCGGTTCGTTCGAGAGTTCGCGTCCCACGACTCATAAGGACCCCATCTACGAGGAAGAAGGTGTGATTCACTACTGCGTCACCAACATGCCGGGAGCGATGCCAGTTACCTCCACGGTCGCCTTGACCAATGTGACACTCCCCTATGTTGTCAAAATTGCCAACAAGGGCATTCTCGAAGCTGCTCGCATGGATTCATCCATCCAGCACGGCATCAACATGCACGATGGAAAAGTGGTCTATCAGGCGGTGGCTGATACGTTTGATCTTCCGTACACTCCCCTGTCGCAGTTTCTCTGATGTCCACCTGGATTTCCCCAGCCAAACTCAATCTTTACCTCGCGGTAACGGGAATCCGGGAATCGGATGGATTTCACGAACTCGACTCACTGGTCACGTTATTGGACTTTGGCGATACGCTCACACTGACCCGTTCAACCGACGGAGGGGATCATTTTTCCTGCAACACACCCGAGCTAGCCTGGGACTCCCGAAATCTACTCTACCAAGCGCTGGAACGGTATCGTTCCATCTGCGATTACGATGTACCGCTGACCCTGGAACTGGAAAAACGCATCCCTCTTGGTGCAGGTCTTGGTGGAGGAAGCAGTAACGCGTCTACGTTGCTGCTCGCGCTCAACTCCCTCAACCCAGAACCACTGCCCGTGCAGAGGCTATGTGAGCTCTCCGCAGAGCTGGGATCCGACTGCCCACTCTTTTTTTACCGAGGATTGCTGCGCATGCGCGGTCGCGGAGAACAGATCGAACAGATCAACGGAAGCCTCGAGGACCAGCTGCGGAACCGCAGTGTGCTAGTCTTTCATCCCGGTTTTCCGGTTTCAGCAGCATGGGCGTACCAACAACTCCGACAAGGATATCCAAGCGGATACACCGCTCACGAAACCGTTGCACAGGAGTTGCAGCATTGGCTTTGCCATCAACGTCCATGGTACAGTTGTGCGCGCAACGACCTGAGTCCCGTTGTGGATCACAAATACGTTGCCATTCCCACGCTTCGCACTGAGCTGCGGGAACGGTTTGGACTGGAGTCGTTTATGTCGGGAAGCGGAAGTGCCTGTTTTGCCTGGACAGACTCCAAAAGCGATTCCATTGCTATCACCGAGTGCATTCGTGAGTGTTGGGGACCAACCGCATGGATACAGCTCTGCCGCATCATGACCGACTGACGATCCCCCACCGACCTTCTTGTCCACTCCTGTCGCGTCCTCAAGGATTCGCAAAATCCGAACAACGCGGAGTTTGACACTGGCAGGGGAATTCACAGTCTGAACAATGTCGGAGTGATGTGTTCTCCATTCTCTGATACCCCAGCATGTCGGACCCACTACAGAAACAGGAAATCAGACTCAAAGGCGTTCCTGCCTCACCAGGCATCGTGAGTGCCCCGGGATTTCTGTTTCAGAAACGTGAACTCGACGTGCCGATGTACTTCATCCAGGAGTCCGGCATTGATGCGGAACTTGAGCGTTTTGACAATGCCCTGCTCGAAACCCGCCGCCAGATTCAGGCCATTCGCAGCGACATTGCGACACACTTGGGAGAGGATGAAGCAAAAATTTTTGATGCTCATTTGCTCGTGCTGGAAGACATTGCACTGATCGGAGAGACCCACGACGAGGTGCGCCGCAGCAAATACAACGTGGAATTCTGCTTTCATCAGATTTCCCAGAAGTACATCGAGTTCTTCAACAACATCGACGATGAATACCTGAAGGAAAGGGTAAATGACATCCGCGATGTCACCCGTCGCCTGCTGAGCAACCTGTTGGGGCACAGCGAGGCGACAATCGGACGACTTCCCGAAATCGCTGCCGGCTGCATTCTGATTTCAAAAGACCTTCATCCCTCTGACACCAGTGCCCTGCATTCGATCGGATTGAAGGGCATCATCACCGATACGGGGGGTGCAACGAGCCACACCGCTATCATGGCACGCTCGCTCGAACTCCCTGCAGTGGTTGGACTGCACAATTCGAGTGATCTTGTGGGGGAACGGGACACAGTCCTGGTCGACGGCTACGAGGGCATAGTGGTCATCAATCCCTCTGAAGAAACCCTGGCAGAATACGACGCCTTCCGCCGTCGCAAGGAAACCGTCGCAGCCGTGTTCTCCTCGGAAATTGCCGAACCTGGGCTTTCTCTCGATCACCAGCATATTCCCCTGATGATCAATATCGAAGGAGTGAGGGAAGCAGAGCAACTGGAGCGCCTCCAAGCCGATGGTGTGGGTTTATTCCGCACCGAGAGCATTCTGCTCAAGGACAACACCATGGTTCCCGAAGCCCAGCAGTTTGAAGAGTACAAAGCCGTGATCGAAGCTGCAAAAGGGCGCCCTATCGTATTTCGCACCTTTGACCTGGGCGGGGATAAGCTGCTCGCCGCTGCGGGACAACAGGGAAGGGAGAGCAACCCCTTTATGGGACTGCGCGCGATTCGATACTCCCTGCGTTTTCCCGAAGTTTTCAAAACCCAACTGCGCGCCATTCTTCGCTCCAGCGCATTCGGCCCCATCAAGATCATGTATCCCATGGTATCCGGACTGGGGGAATTGCTCGAGGCCAACCGCCTGCTCGAAGCGGTCAAATCCGAATTGGACTCCGAGAATGTATCGTATGATCGCAACATTGAAGTCGGTAGCATGATCGAAATTCCCAGTGCTGCGGTCATGAGCGACTCCATCGCGGAACATTGCAGCTTCCTCAGCATCGGAACCAACGATCTCATCCAGTATCTGCTGGCAGTGGATCGCACCAACGACATGATTTCCGATCTTTACGAACCCTACCACCCCGCCGTCATCCGCACGATCAAACAAATCGTCGACGGGGCACACAGCAAAGGGGTCAAGGTGAGCGTCTGCGGTGAGATGGCGGGCGATCCCATTTTCTCATCACTGCTCATCGGCCTCGGAGTCGATGAACTCAGCGTCGCACCGTCGTCCTACGCCGAAATTAAATACCTGATCCGGCACCTTTCGGTAGAACGCGCGCGGCAAATGGCCGACGAATCTCTTCAACTGTGCAACCCCATCCGCATCTACCAGATTCTCAAGGCCTTCCACATCGAGATCTTCAGGGACATTCTTCACTAAACCGGATAGTTTAGAAATCCGTGAGTCAGCACATCGGTGCCAAGGATTTCAAATTGAGGATCGACCACAAACGGAGCATCATCAGGTCGCTCAATAGCGAGTCCATCGCAAAACCCCGGCGCCACATGTGATGCAAACAATTTCGGTGCCTGGTAATGAAACAGGTAGTCGATTCCCTTTACCGCCAGCAGACTGCGGACAAGGCCCGGTCCCCCTTCCAGATAAATCCCCGGTATGTCCCGCTGCATGCAATGTTCGTGGAAGAGTTGCAGTGGAAACACATCGCCCGACAAGGGTAGTTGCAGGATTTGAATGCCTTTGGATCGATAAGGTGCCAACAGTGATTCTGCATGACGTTCATCGGTAACCAGGCAGGTTTGCTCCGCCCATTGGTCGGTGAACACCTGCAGACTGTCCATGCGTGAGACTGTGCGCAGTGAGCGATCAAACACATATCGCACCCGACCCAAAATCTCCCGCCCCGGTTCGCGCACCGTCAGACTCGGATTGTCCGACAACACGGTTCCTGCTCCCACACCCACAGCGGGGAAATACCTGCGCCAATGCATGACATGCTGCCTTGCCGTCGCTCCTGTGATCCATTTTGACATGCCGGCTGCAGTTGCCACCTTGCCATCCAACGTCACTGCAGTCTTGAGTGCGATCAGCGGCTTGCGGACTTGCATGCGGTGGTGAAAGATCGGATTCAACGCCCTACACTCACCTTCAAGCACACCGGTGATCACCTCGACGCCCTGCTCCCTCAGCAGTTCTATCCCACGGGAACAATGATCAGGGTTGGGATCGATCGCTCCGACGACCACCCGACGGATTCCCTTCTCCAGAATGATAGCCGTGCAGGGTGGCGTCCTTCCCTGCGTACAACAGGGTTCGAGCGTCACATAGAGGGTGGCAGCCTTTGCCAACTCCGGGGACAATGTCACCTGTTGCAGGGCCAATCGCTCAGCATGCAGTTCACCCGCTCGATGATGATACGCTTCGGAAATCACCTGATTCTCAGCATCCACCAGGACCGCGCCGACCATTGGGTTCGGATGTGTCGCACCCCATGCCAGCCTTGCCAGATTCAGCGCATGACGCATCCATTTTTCATCCAGGACAACCTGTTGGTTCATGCCTCATCATGCTGAGGCAAAGCGTGGGAGACGCAAACCCACAATCACGGTAGACACTCGCTTGATCTGCAAAATGACAAGTCCGATGTCGCCACAGGGTTCAGCCAACCCGGGACCACTTCGACAGCCTGGGTTGCAGGAGGCGGCGTGCGCGATAGAGACGGGTTTCCACGCCTCGGCGTGAACAGCGCAACATCTCAGCGATCTCTTCATACGACAGACCCTGATAATAATACAGTATCAGCGTGCTCTTGAGCACATCAGGCAGTTCTGCAATCGCACGTTTGACAGCCTCACGACTCTCATTCTGCTCCAGCTGCACCGAGGGCAAAGGCGGAGCAGATGTATCTCCATTCACAGGATCATTTTCAAGCGATTCCACCGAATGCTCGGACGGAAGGGACGGGTGGCGCATTCGCCAGCGCCTCCAATTCCGGCACAAGTTGGTTGCTATCGCATAGATCCAGGGTGAAAAACGCCGACTCGTATCAAACTCGGTCGCATGGATGTACACCTTAACGAAGGTTTCTTGTGCAAGTTCATCCACCCAATCCGGGGCCTGGGTAAATCGATAAATATACGCTTTGATGGGTGTCTCCCATCGCTGCATGAGAATATCCAGAGCTGTCTTATTCCCGGCTTGAAGTTCCTGCATCAATGCACTGTCAGATTTGCCATTCACGGGTGGGCGGGTCGATGCGCGCCGAAGGCACATTGTGACCAGGAGTTGGGGTATTGGGGAACAATCGACCATAGGCACCCTGCTGTTGGGGAGTCAGCACCGATGAAACCTC
It encodes:
- a CDS encoding RNA polymerase sigma factor, encoding MNGKSDSALMQELQAGNKTALDILMQRWETPIKAYIYRFTQAPDWVDELAQETFVKVYIHATEFDTSRRFSPWIYAIATNLCRNWRRWRMRHPSLPSEHSVESLENDPVNGDTSAPPLPSVQLEQNESREAVKRAIAELPDVLKSTLILYYYQGLSYEEIAEMLRCSRRGVETRLYRARRLLQPRLSKWSRVG
- the ptsP gene encoding phosphoenolpyruvate--protein phosphotransferase, which gives rise to MSDPLQKQEIRLKGVPASPGIVSAPGFLFQKRELDVPMYFIQESGIDAELERFDNALLETRRQIQAIRSDIATHLGEDEAKIFDAHLLVLEDIALIGETHDEVRRSKYNVEFCFHQISQKYIEFFNNIDDEYLKERVNDIRDVTRRLLSNLLGHSEATIGRLPEIAAGCILISKDLHPSDTSALHSIGLKGIITDTGGATSHTAIMARSLELPAVVGLHNSSDLVGERDTVLVDGYEGIVVINPSEETLAEYDAFRRRKETVAAVFSSEIAEPGLSLDHQHIPLMINIEGVREAEQLERLQADGVGLFRTESILLKDNTMVPEAQQFEEYKAVIEAAKGRPIVFRTFDLGGDKLLAAAGQQGRESNPFMGLRAIRYSLRFPEVFKTQLRAILRSSAFGPIKIMYPMVSGLGELLEANRLLEAVKSELDSENVSYDRNIEVGSMIEIPSAAVMSDSIAEHCSFLSIGTNDLIQYLLAVDRTNDMISDLYEPYHPAVIRTIKQIVDGAHSKGVKVSVCGEMAGDPIFSSLLIGLGVDELSVAPSSYAEIKYLIRHLSVERARQMADESLQLCNPIRIYQILKAFHIEIFRDILH
- the ispE gene encoding 4-(cytidine 5'-diphospho)-2-C-methyl-D-erythritol kinase, which produces MSTWISPAKLNLYLAVTGIRESDGFHELDSLVTLLDFGDTLTLTRSTDGGDHFSCNTPELAWDSRNLLYQALERYRSICDYDVPLTLELEKRIPLGAGLGGGSSNASTLLLALNSLNPEPLPVQRLCELSAELGSDCPLFFYRGLLRMRGRGEQIEQINGSLEDQLRNRSVLVFHPGFPVSAAWAYQQLRQGYPSGYTAHETVAQELQHWLCHQRPWYSCARNDLSPVVDHKYVAIPTLRTELRERFGLESFMSGSGSACFAWTDSKSDSIAITECIRECWGPTAWIQLCRIMTD
- a CDS encoding NAD(P)-dependent oxidoreductase — encoded protein: VLGAGIVGTNAAKVAAALGARVFVLDINVDRLRYLDDVMPSNVFTLMSNPANIRSLVKRADIVIGGVLVHGGRAPKLITRDMLKTMRKGAVMVDVAIDQGGSFESSRPTTHKDPIYEEEGVIHYCVTNMPGAMPVTSTVALTNVTLPYVVKIANKGILEAARMDSSIQHGINMHDGKVVYQAVADTFDLPYTPLSQFL
- the ribD gene encoding bifunctional diaminohydroxyphosphoribosylaminopyrimidine deaminase/5-amino-6-(5-phosphoribosylamino)uracil reductase RibD; its protein translation is MNQQVVLDEKWMRHALNLARLAWGATHPNPMVGAVLVDAENQVISEAYHHRAGELHAERLALQQVTLSPELAKAATLYVTLEPCCTQGRTPPCTAIILEKGIRRVVVGAIDPNPDHCSRGIELLREQGVEVITGVLEGECRALNPIFHHRMQVRKPLIALKTAVTLDGKVATAAGMSKWITGATARQHVMHWRRYFPAVGVGAGTVLSDNPSLTVREPGREILGRVRYVFDRSLRTVSRMDSLQVFTDQWAEQTCLVTDERHAESLLAPYRSKGIQILQLPLSGDVFPLQLFHEHCMQRDIPGIYLEGGPGLVRSLLAVKGIDYLFHYQAPKLFASHVAPGFCDGLAIERPDDAPFVVDPQFEILGTDVLTHGFLNYPV